A stretch of the Neisseria sp. DTU_2020_1000833_1_SI_GRL_NUU_006 genome encodes the following:
- a CDS encoding DUF4112 domain-containing protein has translation MWRELGVPEHKMRPAIYLAFADMVLGMIPVVGTLIDIFLQPSRRTLKVINEYVRSEYGVDRDLHLECPFMHAALEKKQQQSDFWRKPVAAWFYLHLPDFFGLIVLVLMGWITVQ, from the coding sequence ATGTGGCGGGAGTTGGGCGTGCCGGAACATAAAATGCGTCCTGCCATATATCTTGCTTTTGCCGATATGGTGCTCGGTATGATTCCTGTTGTCGGTACGCTTATCGATATTTTCTTGCAACCGAGCCGCCGTACTTTGAAAGTCATCAATGAATATGTGCGCAGCGAGTATGGCGTGGATCGTGACCTGCATTTGGAGTGCCCGTTTATGCACGCGGCTTTGGAGAAGAAACAGCAACAATCAGATTTTTGGCGCAAACCTGTTGCGGCTTGGTTTTATCTGCATCTACCGGATTTTTTTGGTTTGATTGTGTTGGTGTTGATGGGCTGGATAACGGTGCAGTAA